From the genome of Lotus japonicus ecotype B-129 chromosome 6, LjGifu_v1.2, one region includes:
- the LOC130723248 gene encoding glycerophosphodiester phosphodiesterase GDPDL3-like: MLHFMGLPHVLALHILRYLLLVALVSSSGPETGWKTLQGSPPLVIARGGFSGLFPDSSLPSYSLALNTSGPNITLWCDVQLTKDGVGICFPELKLDNATDISIAYPGKANDYSVNGVPTRGWFSVDYNFKQLANVSLVQGVYSRTNKFDGCNYHILSVEDVVKLVKSPSTGLWLNVQHDTFFKQQNLSVESFLHSLSTKPVSINYISSPDVDFLRRVRSNFGSKTTGQIFRFLEQDKIEPATNQTYGALLKNLTFIRTFASGILVPKGYIWPVDSELYLQPHTSLVSDAHEEGLQVFVSGLVNDVPFSYNFSNDPLAECLSFIDSGTFSVDGMLSDFPVTPSAAINCFSGLGENAKKQVESLVITKYGASGDYPACTDLAYKKAKLDGADVLDCPVQMSSDGIPFCSSSIDLLESTTVADTKFKSRVTTIPEIKYGSGIYTFSLTWNEIKTLTPSILNPYEKYLLYRNPKLKNQGKFLTLSDFLSLGKDSGILISIENAAYLAEKRGLSVTNAILDALTKAGYDKPGSRKVMIQSTHSSVLKIFKDKSKYERVYKVDKNIRDAVDSAIEDIKTFADSVVVGKASVFPQTSAFLVNSTNTVARLQSFNLPVYVETFSNEFVSQAWDYYSDAFVEINSFVIGAKVNGIITDFPKTADRYRKNRCLKHGYKAPYMSPVEPGKLLKQVTKSYLPPPAPPLPVLNDSNVTEAPLPGVSGKIPIPSAAPGIAPAPAPITA; encoded by the exons ATGTTGCATTTCATGGGTCTCCCACATGTACTTGCTCTGCATATTCTTCGGTACTTATTATTGGTAGCATTGGTATCTTCTTCTGGACCTGAAACTGGCTGGAAAACTTTGCAAG GATCTCCCCCACTGGTGATAGCACGTGGTGGGTTTTCAGGGCTATTTCCAGATTCAAGTTTACCTTCCTATAGTTTGGCACTAAACACTAGTGGCCCAAATATCACTCTATGGTGTGATGTGCAGCTGACAAAGGATGGAGTTGGGATTTGTTTTCCAGAGCTCAAGCTGGACAATGCCACTGACATTTCCATTGCTtacccaggaaaagcaaatgatTACTCAGTTAATGGGGTTCCAACCCGGGGATGGTTTTCTGTAGATTACAACTTCAAGCAACTAGCAAATGTGTCTC TTGTTCAGGGAGTGTATTCTAGAACTAATAAATTTGATGGATGTAACTATCACATTCTCAGTGTTGAAGATGTAGTCAAATTAGTAAAATCACCATCAACAGGGTTGTGGTTAAATGTTCAG CATGATACATTCTTCAAGCAGCAGAATTTGAGTGTAGAAAGTTTTCTACACTCTCTCTCAACTAAACCAGTATCTATCAATTACATCTCATCACCTGATGTGGATTTCTTGAGAAGGGTAAGATCAAACTTCGGTTCTAAAACAACAGGCCAGATTTTCAGGTTTCTAGAGCAGGATAAGATTGAACCTGCAACCAATCAGACTTATGGCGCACTGTTGAAAAACCTCACGTTTATCAGAACTTTTGCTTCTGGAATTCTTGTTCCCAAGGGTTATATATGGCCTGTAGACTCAGAACTTTATCTGCAACCACATACCTCTCTTGTCTCAGATGCTCATGAAGAAGGGCTTCAAGTTTTTGTATCAGGCCTTGTTAATGATGTTCCATTTAGCTACAATTTCAGTAATGATCCTCTGGCTGAGTGCCTGTCTTTCATTGACAGTGGTACCTTCTCCGTTGATGGCATGCTCTCTGATTTCCCAGTAACTCCCTCTGCAGCCATAA ATTGCTTTTCAGGATTAGGAGAAAATGCCAAAAAACAAG TGGAGTCTTTGGTCATCACAAAATATGGAGCAAGTGGAGATTATCCTGCTTGTACTGACCTTGCCTATAAGAAAGCAAAACTAGATGGAGCAGATGTACTTGACTGTCCTGTTCAAATGTCAAGTGATGGAATACCATTTTGCTCAAGTTCTATAGATCTTTTAGAGAGCACAACAGTTGCTGATACCAAATTCAAAAGCCGGGTAACTACTATTCCGGAGATCAAATATGGCAGTGGCATATATACATTTAGCTTGACATGGAATGAGATAAAAACATTGACTC CCTCAATATTGAACCCTTATGAGAAGTACTTGTTGTATCGGAATCCGAAATTAAAAAACCAAGGGAAATTTTTAACATTGTCTGATTTTTTGTCATTGGGTAAAGACTCTGGCATCTTGATCAGCATAGAG AATGCTGCTTACCTTGCAGAGAAGCGGGGTTTAAGCGTGACAAATGCAATCCTTGATGCTTTAACGAAAGCAGGTTATGATAAACCAGGATCCCGTAAAGTTATGATTCAATCAACTCATAGCTCTGTACTGAAGATATTCAAGGACAAATCCAAATACGAAAGGGTTTACAAAGTTGATAAGAATATTCGTGATGCAGTTGACTCGGCTATTGAGGACATCAAAACATTTGCTGATTCTGTGGTGGTAGGAAAGGCATCTGTTTTTCCTCAAACTTCAGCCTTTCTAGTTAACTCTACAAACACTGTGGCAAGGCTACAATCATTTAACCTCCCAGTTTATGTAGAAACCTTCAGCAATGAGTTTGTATCTCAAGCATGGGACTACTACTCAGATGCATTTGTTGAGATAAATTCATTTGTCATAGGAGCCAAGGTCAATGGAATTATTACTGACTTCCCTAAAACAGCTGATAGATACAGGA AGAACAGGTGTTTAAAGCATGGCTATAAAGCACCTTATATGAGCCCTGTTGAGCCTGGAAAACTTTTAAAACAAGTTACTAAGTCCTACCTTCCCCCACCAGCCCCTCCGCTCCCAGTCTTGAATGATAGCAATGTGACTGAGGCACCTTTACCTGGTGTTTCTGGAAAAATTCCAATTCCCAGTGCTGCTCCTGGAATAGCACCAGCTCCAGCCCCTATCACAGCATAA